The stretch of DNA TGGCCTCGCAGACTGCCTCGACTTTGTGTCGCCCGGCAGCAAGTCGAGCCAGCCTTCCAAGACCTGCTGCGGGGAGGTGAAGACCTCCGTCGGCAGCCCCGCCGTCGTCGACTGCGTCTGCGCCGCCATGTTCTCGAAGCTGACGCAGTTACCGATCAACAGGACACGGGTGTACGCTCTCCCCGACGCCTGCGGCACACCCGCCTCCGTCTTGaacaggtgccatggtgagcaccgTGCCTTTTCTCACTTCtttcataatcttcttgccctgACTCTGGCTAGAATCTGCTTCCCTTTTTTACATCAAGAAACTAGAGCTAAATCGTGTTGTTTTACTAGGAAGTTTATCGTTGATTTGATTCCTGTGTGGGATTTACGATGAAAGATCTCAATTCTTGTTAGAGCATCTGCAACAGCAGTGCACAAATCTGACCCCCTCTATGTCTGCGGACACATCCACGAATAGGGGCCAACCAACCCATGTATGTCCTCCCTGCAACCACATCCTTCACTTGCAAAATCTCAAATCCATGTAGCCACATGCACGTCGATCATTTCATGATACGGATACATGTAACAATGATTATAGCACACAATTAAAATCTAGGGCGGCGACCATGTCCGAGGCGGCAAGGACAACCGTGCATGGTTTGGGTCCGATGGTGGTGGTGTTGTGGGTTGGGGACAGCGACGAAGCTAGGGTGACGGCGGCGGCTGAGCAAGGGAAGGGGTGGCATGGAAGAGACAAAAGAAGGCAGGTTGGGCAAAGGCAAGGGATGATTTGAAGAGATATGAGATGAACCTGACCTGTCGGGTCCGACATGCTGGACGCGTTCGAGCGTCCCCATATCCACGCCACATATGGACTGAATTTGAGGGGTATCAGACAACCCGGACATTTAGgggaaaatgtgtgtgtgtgtgtgtgtgtgtgtgtgtgtgtgtgNNNNNNNNNNNNNNNNNNNNNNNNNNNNNNNNNNNNNNNNNNNNNNNNNNNNNNNNNNNNNNNNNNNNNNNNNNNNNNNNNNNNNNNNNNNNNNNNNNNNNNNNNNNNNNNNNNNNNNNNNNNNNNNNNNNNNNNNNNNNNNNNNNNNNNNNNNNNNNNNNNNNNNNNNNNNNNNNNNNNNNNNNNNNNNNNNNNNNNNNNNNNNNNNNNNNNNNNNNNNNNNNNNNNNNNNNNNNNNNNNNNNNNNNNNNNNNNNNNNNNNNNNNNNNNNNNNNNNNNNNNNNNNNNNNNNNNNNNNNNNNNNNNNNNNNNNNNNNNNNNNNNNNNNNNNNNNNNNNNNNNNNNNNNNNNNNNNNNNNNNNNNNNNNNNNNNNNNNNNNNNNNNNNNNNNNNNNNNNNNNNNNNNNNNNNNNNNNNNNNNNNNNNNNNNNNNNNNNNNNNNNNNNNNNNNNNNNNNNNNNNNNNNNNNNNNNNNNNNNNNNNNNNNNNNNNNNNNNNNNNNNNNNNNNNNNNNNNNNNNNNNNNNNNNNNNNNNNNNNNNNNNNNNNNNNNNNNNNNNNNNNNNNNNNNNNNNNNNNNNNNNNNNNNNNNNNNNNNNNNNNNNNNNNNNNNNNNNNNNNNNNNNNNNNNNNNNNNNAACGGGTAATACATGTGCCCAACCAAGCCAAGCACAACAATTCGTCCTCTTTCGTCAAGTAGGAGGCTCCTCTCCTTTTCTTTGTCTGCACATCCTGCACTTGCGAGTATTGATCTTCCACTCTTCGGAATTCTCGATCTACGTTGATGATATTCATCATCACATGTTCGGTCATCATTGAGATTGGGTGGGTGGTCCTAATGAATACTGTCCAGGCACCCGTAGATGAGGGCTTCTCTAATGGTATCCGTGACTAGATGGGTTGCGACGACTCGGTGAAGTTGCAATAACTGGTGAGGTCATCGGTGAACGGTCAAGGCCTGCCGGAGTAGGTTGAAACTCCAGACTGCTGCATGGCTGCCGACCCATACTGGGTGGACGCAAAATAGTAGGGCAATGCATACTGGGTGGGCCAGGGCAACGCATATCCATGTGGCATCGGCACGACGGTGTGGTGTGGAGCACGCTCGGACCGCCCCACCTTCTCCCTCCTGCGGTGACGAAGACCGTGTTCAGCGTGGAGTCGGCGTACCTGCACGATGGCGATGCCGGGGCCTCGAAGATGTTGATGGTTCGTTGGACCAGAGAGGTCCATTACAATGGCGGGCGGCTGGGACGAAGTCGCAGCAGGGGCGGCGACATTAAAGCTAGATTTGGCGGCTGTGGAGGGGGAAGAGGGTCAGGAACGGGAAGACTGTGGGAGAGTGTGAAAACCGTGTGGTATGGAGTTTTGATTCAGGTGTTGGGAGTCCAACGTATCATATGTCTAAAAATCTTACTCCATCTCTCAATTTGCAGTCGACTTGAGAGATTTTGGTTCGGATACGTCTGACTCAAAGTAAGGATCCCGCGTTAGAGACTAAAACTGTTGGACCGTCTGGTCTGAATATTTGAGGCTGGAATCGGGGCCTACATTGAATACGGAACCAATCCACATGCAACAACTTATTTAGTAAACAGGTCGACTTTATTAATAAATTTGACAAAGTACATGAAATCAAACAAAAACGAGTCAACAAAGGACCAAGATAAAACAAAAAGTCACATCAAAGCCTTATGTGGTCATTGACCCTAGATCCATCTCTTGCATGTCGACTTTTCTCCATCCATCCAATGAAGAAACTACACCAGACCAAACATGCACAAGCTTTGACTATTCTCACAGGTTTCAAAGAGCCGCATAAGGTGCTCACCCCGAATAGGTGACAACATAAAATTGTTGAACACACTGTGGCGAGGACACCCCCCCCCCCCTGCAAGATAGGTTGTCGAACTGCTACTTCATCGTCATATTGTCGAGGAAGAAGATCGAGagcacaaaagaacaaatcaacacACCCAATGACAAGAGCATGCTTGACAATATTATTGTCGCCACCATCGTCAAGATAATTTGAAGCAGCGGGTGACATTCCACGAGAATGAGACCGTCGATATGTGGGAGCAAAAACGAGGCTCGCTGGTGTAAGTCGCGTCGGCCACGACAGCCACACCCGGACGGGGATAGAGCCATGGAGCTTATATTTTGTACGACACCGCCTCTATCATTGAAATTTAGCCAATTCTAGAAAAAAAAAACTTTACCGTCAAAGACATAAAAATCAAACATAGATTAAAGAAAAAACTAAACTCTAAGCGTTGATCTGTAGTTTCCCAACCTCTAGAAGGCCGAAAAGACGACTGAAGACCAGGAGGACCAGCAAAAGTCACGAACCCAAGTCGTCGGCGGCTAGGGTTTTTAGTCCCACATTCATACCACAAAAGATAATCAAACGGTCcaacaaaaaagaaaaatcaaacggtTGGGGCCCACGGTCGCCGTAGCCCATCCGCCACTTAAAAAAATGACCCCTACACCCCTCCTCAACTCCGTCCAACGAACCTCTTTCCCCTCCCCGCATCCCAAGCCTCCCCGATCGCCACACGCTCGAACCCACTCCTCTCACGCTCGAGTGCACACCGCACCACACCAACCAGAGCAGCCATGGCTCTCGCTGGCGGCGCCGCCACCGCAGCGTGCATCCTCGTCCTCCTCGCGCTCGCCGACGCCGCGGGGGCGGCTAACCCGTCGCCGGCGCCCGCGCCGGCGCCGGACTGCACGGAGGCGTTGATTGGCCTCGCGGACTGCCTCGACTATGTGATGCCCGGCAGCAAGTCTGCTCGGCCTCCCAAGGCCTGCTGCACGGAGGTGAAGACCGCCGTCGGCACCCCCGCCACCGTGAAGTGCCTCTGCGCTGCCCTGGACGCCAAGACAACTCCGATACCGATCAACATGACACGGGTGCTCGCCCTCCCCACCGCCTGCGGCCAGTCCGCCTCCGTCTTGAGCAAGTGCCACGGTGAGCACCGTGCCTTTCCTCACCTTTTCCAGGACCTTCTTGTCCTGGGTCTGGATAGAATCCGCTCCCATTTTTTTTTTTACACCAAGGAACTAGACCTTCTTGTTTTACTAGTAGGAAGTTTGTGTCATTTCTTCTGTTCATATGTGAGATTTATTACTATGAAAGATCTCGATTTGTGTTGGAAATTTTTGGCTGGGTTCTGACCTTCTTCACCTCTTGTTTGCTTGCAGCTGCGGCGCCTGCTGAAGGTAACACATTCTTCTCTACACATCATCGTCTTTGTATTTCATTCTTTGATGCATGCACGTTTCTTATTTCTGTTGTCTTGTTCTCTTTCGTACCATGATTTGCATCTGTCTCAGTACTGCATATGCTCGGTAAAATGATG from Triticum dicoccoides isolate Atlit2015 ecotype Zavitan chromosome 6A, WEW_v2.0, whole genome shotgun sequence encodes:
- the LOC119317951 gene encoding non-specific lipid transfer protein-like 1 isoform X1 codes for the protein MALAGGAATAACILVLLALADAAGAANPSPAPAPAPDCTEALIGLADCLDYVMPGSKSARPPKACCTEVKTAVGTPATVKCLCAALDAKTTPIPINMTRVLALPTACGQSASVLSKCHAAAPAEASSGGATASPPKANAAARSPGGPATIILATVATLLLAFYYL